The Hydra vulgaris chromosome 11, alternate assembly HydraT2T_AEP genome contains a region encoding:
- the LOC136086676 gene encoding uncharacterized protein LOC136086676: MIPRYNSRDTINLAVNVEKLIECTAVPATRLNVGVRPHLAILSEVFKAGGIEINGIPLSRSTLHRKKFKYVELEGDSEWISVSNHLKGRRLILHFDTKLLEQITTGLKIIQKIERLAVSVSSPDDNTMEDHLFSVVQCPSSKGVDQAEQVHNLLEYYGCTEQIIGICCDTTASNTGGVNGAVQILTDILKLPILWIMCRRHMYEVHVSHYMAALTGEKTKGPRRALYVKLKNKWPEICEKVNEVKNLCKLDWQRDDLKIGSVLRTVAEEAKTFLTNATTDIVFSRNDYGIVCKLASLFLGVEVQDFKFHQPGASHEARFLADAIYILTLYMTKDISNILTEKEVLQLKDASLFIAIWHVPWFLKSFLGFLAPYNDLKAIQRAYALRKVSKNIGNALLFSMGRHTWYLTPQLCVLSFGDKEVPSETKLRMLLALIEFEEPNEFQRCKPSNVQIGETTELPELISEQSYLLFKHFKISRASIKEWLNNSLNTIDVFNHPQLLDFIAWIKNLSVVNDGAERNIKLIKDFLSTTRDEDHLQNVLFVVKKSRKNLTKTMTKKELGNCPKSCIL; the protein is encoded by the coding sequence atgatacctAGGTACAATTCTAGAGACACGATAAATCTAGCAGTGAATGTTGAAAAGCTCATTGAATGTACTGCTGTTCCAGCAACAAGGCTCAATGTTGGTGTACGACCTCATCTGGCAATTTTAAGTGAAGTATTTAAAGCTGGAGGTATAGAAATTAATGGTATACCGCTTTCAAGAAGCACACTTcatagaaaaaagttcaaatatgtaGAACTTGAAGGAGACTCGGAGTGGATTTCAGTATCTAATCATCTTAAAGGCCGACGGCTTATTCTTCATTTTGATACCAAACTGTTGGAACAAATTACCACTGGGCttaaaattatccaaaaaattGAGCGACTTGCAGTCTCAGTGAGTTCCCCGGATGACAATACCATGGAAGACCATCTTTTTAGTGTTGTTCAATGTCCCTCTTCAAAGGGAGTTGACCAAGCAGAACAAGTGCacaatcttttagaatattacGGATGTACAGAGCAGATCATTGGTATATGCTGTGATACAACTGCAAGCAATACAGGCGGAGTAAATGGAGCAGTCCAAATTCTTacagatattttgaaattaccaaTTTTGTGGATAATGTGTAGGAGACACATGTATGAAGTACATGTATCTCACTATATGGCTGCCCTTACTGGTGAGAAAACTAAAGGTCCAAGAAGAGCTCTTTATGTCAAGCTAAAGAACAAGTGGCCTGAAATCTGTGAGAAAGTGAATGaagtgaaaaatttatgtaaattggacTGGCAAAGAGATGATCTGAAGATTGGCTCTGTTCTTCGCACTGTTGCAGAGGAAGCTAAGACATTTTTGACTAATGCAACTACTGATATAGTGTTTTCAAGGAATGATTATGGTATAGTTTGTAAGCTTGCCTCCTTATTCCTTGGAGTGGAAGTACAAGATTTTAAGTTCCATCAACCTGGCGCCTCCCATGAGGCAAGGTTTTTAGCAGATGCGATCTACATCCTGACTCTTTATATGACTAAAGATATCAGTAATATCTTGACAGAAAAAGAAGTGCTGCAGTTGAAGGATGCAAGTTTGTTCATTGCAATTTGGCATGTTccatggtttttaaaaagttttttaggatTTCTGGCTCCCTACAATGATTTGAAAGCTATCCAGAGAGCCTATGCATTGAGAAAAGTTAGTAAGAATATTGGAAATGCTTTGCTTTTTAGCATGGGACGCCATACATGGTACTTAACTCCGCAACTCTGTGTTTTGTCCTTTGGGGATAAAGAAGTTCCTTCTGAAACAAAGCTAAGAATGCTGTTAGCTCTGATTGAGTTTGAAGAGCCAAATGAATTTCAGCGTTGTAAACCATCAAATGTACAAATTGGAGAGACCACAGAGCTACCTGAGTTGATTTCCGAGCAAAGCTACCTtctcttcaaacattttaaaatatcaagagcaagtataaaagaatggcttaataatagtcttaatactatagatgtttttaaccaTCCTCAGTtgctagattttattgcatggaTCAAAAACTTATCTGTTGTAAATGATGGTGCAGAAAGAAACATTAAGCTCAttaaagattttctttcaacTACTAGAGATGAAGATCACCTTCAAAATGtactttttgtagttaaaaagtctagaaaaaacT